The Methanocaldococcus jannaschii DSM 2661 genome has a segment encoding these proteins:
- a CDS encoding DNA-directed RNA polymerase subunit L: MEIKILERKDNLVEIELINEDHSLPNLLKDILLTKEGVKMASYSIDHPLLHPETGRYISNPKITIITEEGTDPLEVLKEGLRDIIKMCDTLLDELKEKK, from the coding sequence ATGGAGATAAAGATATTGGAGAGGAAAGATAATTTGGTAGAGATTGAACTAATTAATGAAGACCATTCATTACCAAATCTATTAAAAGACATTTTATTAACAAAAGAAGGAGTTAAGATGGCATCCTACTCTATAGACCATCCATTATTACATCCAGAAACTGGAAGGTATATATCAAACCCAAAGATAACTATAATTACTGAAGAGGGAACAGACCCTTTAGAAGTTTTAAAGGAAGGGTTGAGAGATATTATTAAAATGTGCGATACTTTACTGGACGAACTAAAGGAAAAGAAGTAA
- a CDS encoding DUF2067 family protein — MRKIISSKVSCDEELLELCERLSRMDIDCTIESKGNRVRVYVFGYDKDSLKXNYRTIREVMEKVKRKYQKDDEGLYKYPLFELKYPVNKNLIIDALKTLGYKVIYLEDENAIKTNVDINKFNEILGELHELSQELRFSNLGSKPVKNLVVLVSYITKKPVDDVIEEALEKGFFREEEGRIVLNKDINLAKKALLEGEDGDKDIGEER; from the coding sequence ATGAGAAAGATTATTTCATCAAAAGTGAGTTGTGATGAAGAGCTTTTGGAGCTTTGTGAGAGATTATCAAGGATGGACATTGATTGCACAATAGAATCAAAAGGAAATAGAGTTAGAGTTTATGTATTTGGTTATGATAAGGACTCTTTGAAAGRGAATTATAGAACAATTAGGGAAGTTATGGAAAAAGTCAAGAGAAAATATCAAAAAGATGATGAAGGGTTGTATAAATATCCATTATTTGAATTAAAATATCCAGTTAATAAAAACTTAATAATAGATGCACTAAAAACTTTAGGATATAAAGTTATATACTTGGAAGATGAAAACGCTATAAAAACAAATGTAGATATTAACAAATTCAATGAAATATTGGGAGAACTCCACGAATTATCTCAAGAGTTAAGATTTTCAAATCTTGGGTCAAAGCCCGTTAAAAATTTAGTAGTTTTAGTTTCATACATTACTAAAAAGCCAGTTGATGATGTTATTGAGGAAGCTTTAGAAAAAGGATTCTTTAGAGAGGAAGAAGGTAGAATAGTTTTAAATAAGGATATAAACTTGGCTAAAAAAGCTTTATTGGAGGGAGAAGATGGAGATAAAGATATTGGAGAGGAAAGATAA
- a CDS encoding tyrosine--tRNA ligase, with protein sequence MDEFEMIKRNTSEIISEEELREVLKKDEKSAYIGFEPSGKIHLGHYLQIKKMIDLQNAGFDIIILLADLHAYLNQKGELDEIRKIGDYNKKVFEAMGLKAKYVYGSEFQLDKDYTLNVYRLALKTTLKRARRSMELIAREDENPKVAEVIYPIMQVNDIHYLGVDVAVGGMEQRKIHMLARELLPKKVVCIHNPVLTGLDGEGKMSSSKGNFIAVDDSPEEIRAKIKKAYCPAGVVEGNPIMEIAKYFLEYPLTIKRPEKFGGDLTVNSYEELESLFKNKELHPMDLKNAVAEELIKILEPIRKRL encoded by the coding sequence ATGGACGAATTTGAAATGATAAAGAGAAACACATCTGAAATTATCAGCGAGGAAGAGTTAAGAGAGGTTTTAAAAAAAGATGAAAAATCTGCTTACATAGGTTTTGAACCAAGTGGTAAAATACATTTAGGGCATTATCTCCAAATAAAAAAGATGATTGATTTACAAAATGCTGGATTTGATATAATTATATTGTTGGCTGATTTACACGCCTATTTAAACCAGAAAGGAGAGTTGGATGAGATTAGAAAAATAGGAGATTATAACAAAAAAGTTTTTGAAGCAATGGGGTTAAAGGCAAAATATGTTTATGGAAGTGAATTCCAGCTTGATAAGGATTATACACTGAATGTCTATAGATTGGCTTTAAAAACTACCTTAAAAAGAGCAAGAAGGAGTATGGAACTTATAGCAAGAGAGGATGAAAATCCAAAGGTTGCTGAAGTTATCTATCCAATAATGCAGGTTAATGATATTCATTATTTAGGCGTTGATGTTGCAGTTGGAGGGATGGAGCAGAGAAAAATACACATGTTAGCAAGGGAGCTTTTACCAAAAAAGGTTGTTTGTATTCACAACCCTGTCTTAACGGGTTTGGATGGAGAAGGAAAGATGAGTTCTTCAAAAGGGAATTTTATAGCTGTTGATGACTCTCCAGAAGAGATTAGGGCTAAGATAAAGAAAGCATACTGCCCAGCTGGAGTTGTTGAAGGAAATCCAATAATGGAGATAGCTAAATACTTCCTTGAATATCCTTTAACCATAAAAAGGCCAGAAAAATTTGGTGGAGATTTGACAGTTAATAGCTATGAGGAGTTAGAGAGTTTATTTAAAAATAAGGAATTGCATCCAATGGATTTAAAAAATGCTGTAGCTGAAGAACTTATAAAGATTTTAGAGCCAATTAGAAAGAGATTATAA
- the cbiT gene encoding precorrin-6Y C5,15-methyltransferase (decarboxylating) subunit CbiT, with translation MIPDEEFIRREGVPITKEEIRAVSIGKLNLNKDDVVVDVGCGSGGMTVEIAKRCKFVYAIDYLDGAIEVTKQNLAKFNIKNCQIIKGRAEDVLDKLEFNKAFIGGTKNIEKIIEILDKKKINHIVANTIVLENAAKIINEFESRGYNVDAVNVFISYAKKIPSGHMFLAKNPITIIKAVR, from the coding sequence ATGATTCCAGATGAAGAATTTATAAGAAGAGAAGGAGTTCCAATAACAAAAGAAGAAATTAGGGCTGTGAGTATTGGGAAATTAAACTTAAATAAAGATGACGTTGTTGTTGATGTTGGTTGTGGAAGTGGAGGAATGACAGTTGAGATAGCAAAGAGATGCAAGTTTGTTTATGCTATAGATTATTTAGATGGCGCTATTGAAGTAACTAAACAAAATTTAGCCAAATTTAATATTAAAAATTGCCAAATAATAAAGGGAAGGGCAGAAGATGTTTTAGATAAATTAGAATTTAATAAAGCTTTTATAGGTGGGACAAAAAATATTGAAAAGATAATTGAAATTTTGGATAAAAAGAAAATAAATCACATTGTTGCTAACACAATTGTTTTAGAAAATGCTGCTAAAATAATAAATGAATTTGAGAGTAGAGGTTACAATGTTGATGCCGTTAATGTTTTTATTTCTTATGCTAAAAAAATCCCTTCTGGACACATGTTTTTGGCAAAGAATCCAATAACTATAATAAAAGCAGTTAGGTAG
- a CDS encoding M50 family metallopeptidase, with protein sequence MNYSIRLFKIMGIPIELHITFILFLVVIIGLSIMNNSIFWAVLFILLFVSVVLHELGHSYVAKKYGVKIEKILLLPIGGVAMMDKIPKEGELRIGIAGPLVSFIIGIVLLIVSQFFDININGYPLLYTLSLLNLMLGGFNLIPAFPMDGGRILRAILSKKYGYLKSTKIAANIGKSLALIMLLFGLLSMNIILILVSLFVYFGAEQESRVVEVETIFKNIKAKDIMTPNPVYVTPDMSIEEFLDFMLKHKYFGYPVVENGKLVGCIGIGNIHKKEGTVRDYMEKPVVVSEDTDIKEILRKMANTDRVFVVEGGKLKGIISKTDILRAMSILELKEELKD encoded by the coding sequence ATGAATTACTCAATAAGATTATTCAAAATTATGGGGATTCCAATAGAGCTTCATATAACCTTTATTTTATTTTTAGTGGTCATAATTGGACTGTCTATAATGAATAATAGCATATTTTGGGCAGTTCTCTTTATCTTATTATTTGTGTCTGTTGTTTTACATGAGTTAGGTCATAGTTATGTAGCTAAGAAGTATGGGGTAAAGATAGAAAAAATTTTGCTATTGCCGATTGGTGGAGTGGCGATGATGGATAAAATCCCAAAAGAGGGGGAGTTAAGGATAGGGATAGCTGGGCCTTTAGTTAGCTTTATTATTGGAATAGTTTTGTTAATTGTATCTCAATTTTTTGATATAAACATAAATGGATATCCTCTATTATATACTTTAAGCCTACTGAACTTAATGCTTGGAGGATTTAATTTAATTCCAGCATTTCCTATGGATGGCGGAAGAATATTGAGAGCTATATTGTCAAAAAAATATGGTTATTTGAAATCAACGAAGATAGCAGCAAATATTGGAAAGAGCTTGGCTTTAATAATGCTCTTATTTGGTCTCTTATCAATGAACATTATATTAATCTTGGTTAGTTTGTTTGTTTATTTTGGAGCTGAGCAAGAAAGTAGAGTGGTAGAAGTTGAGACAATATTTAAAAATATTAAGGCAAAGGACATTATGACGCCAAATCCAGTATATGTAACTCCAGATATGAGTATAGAGGAGTTCTTGGATTTTATGCTTAAACATAAGTATTTTGGATATCCTGTAGTTGAAAATGGGAAGTTAGTTGGCTGTATTGGAATAGGTAATATACATAAAAAAGAAGGAACTGTAAGGGATTATATGGAAAAGCCTGTTGTAGTTAGTGAAGATACTGATATAAAAGAGATTCTAAGAAAAATGGCTAATACAGATAGAGTATTTGTTGTAGAAGGTGGAAAATTAAAAGGAATCATATCAAAAACAGATATCTTGAGGGCTATGAGTATATTGGAGTTAAAAGAAGAGCTAAAAGATTAA
- a CDS encoding 30S ribosomal protein S27ae has product MTKGKKTAKYKYYKIEGDKVIRLKKTCPRCGPGVFMAEHLNRYACGKCGYMEWKQPQKKE; this is encoded by the coding sequence ATGACAAAAGGGAAAAAAACAGCAAAATACAAATACTACAAGATTGAAGGAGATAAAGTTATTAGATTGAAGAAGACCTGTCCAAGATGTGGTCCTGGAGTTTTCATGGCTGAGCACTTAAACAGATACGCATGTGGAAAATGTGGCTACATGGAATGGAAGCAACCACAAAAGAAGGAGTAA
- a CDS encoding 30S ribosomal protein S24e: MEIKILSERYNPLLKRKEYRFIVDHDGPTPTFKDVKLKLAAILNANKDLLIVEKIVEEAGMQRARGYAKLYDNEEMLKLVEREHILRKNKIEEETAAEEGE, encoded by the coding sequence ATGGAAATAAAAATATTATCAGAAAGATACAATCCATTGTTAAAGAGAAAAGAATACAGATTCATTGTAGACCACGATGGACCTACACCAACCTTCAAAGATGTCAAGTTAAAGCTTGCAGCAATATTAAACGCAAATAAGGATTTATTAATAGTTGAAAAAATTGTTGAAGAAGCTGGAATGCAGAGAGCAAGAGGTTATGCTAAATTGTATGATAATGAGGAAATGTTAAAATTAGTTGAGAGAGAACACATTTTAAGAAAAAATAAAATAGAAGAAGAAACAGCAGCTGAGGAGGGAGAATAA
- a CDS encoding GTP-dependent dephospho-CoA kinase family protein, which yields MLVLPEELREKLKKPFGKVYKTLPDIDGDIVTVGDIVTKTAIENNIIPKLSIFDLKTRRNIPVKINHVFKKVIKVKNPPGCISDEAIESIKYLSTINDRNIALLVDGEEDLLALIVIKYFPIGTYVLYGQPDEGIVVLKINKKLKQEIEEILKQFKKI from the coding sequence ATGCTGGTGCTTCCAGAGGAGTTGAGGGAAAAATTAAAAAAGCCCTTTGGAAAAGTATATAAAACACTACCAGATATAGATGGAGATATCGTAACTGTTGGAGATATTGTAACAAAAACTGCAATTGAAAACAACATAATCCCAAAACTATCCATTTTTGACTTAAAAACCAGAAGAAATATTCCTGTTAAAATAAACCATGTATTTAAAAAAGTTATTAAAGTAAAAAATCCTCCTGGATGCATATCTGATGAAGCAATAGAAAGTATTAAATATCTATCTACAATAAATGATAGAAACATCGCCCTACTGGTTGATGGTGAAGAAGATTTACTTGCTTTAATTGTTATCAAATACTTTCCTATCGGAACTTATGTTCTATATGGACAGCCAGATGAAGGAATCGTTGTTCTAAAAATAAATAAAAAACTAAAACAAGAAATTGAAGAAATATTAAAACAATTCAAAAAAATTTGA
- the spt4 gene encoding transcription elongation factor subunit Spt4, whose protein sequence is MRACLKCKYLTNDEICPICHSPTSENWIGLLIVINPEKSEIAKKAGIDIKGKYALSVKE, encoded by the coding sequence ATGAGAGCATGTTTAAAATGTAAATACTTAACAAATGATGAAATATGTCCAATATGCCACTCTCCAACAAGTGAAAACTGGATAGGGCTTTTAATAGTTATAAATCCAGAGAAATCAGAGATTGCTAAAAAGGCAGGAATAGATATTAAAGGAAAGTATGCATTAAGTGTGAAAGAGTAG
- the rpoE gene encoding DNA-directed RNA polymerase, producing the protein MYKILEIADVVKVPPEEFGKDLKETVKKILMEKYEGRLDKDVGFVLSIVDVKDIGEGKVVHGDGSAYHPVVFETLVYIPEMYELIEGEVVDVVEFGSFVRLGPLDGLIHVSQIMDDYVSYDPKREAIIGKETGKVLEIGDYVRARIVAISLKAERKRGSKIALTMRQPYLGKLEWIEEEKAKKQNQE; encoded by the coding sequence ATGTATAAAATTTTAGAGATTGCAGATGTTGTAAAAGTTCCACCAGAAGAGTTTGGTAAGGATTTAAAAGAGACAGTAAAAAAAATTCTCATGGAAAAATATGAAGGAAGATTAGATAAAGATGTTGGATTTGTTTTATCCATTGTAGATGTAAAAGACATTGGAGAAGGTAAAGTAGTGCATGGTGATGGTTCAGCATATCATCCAGTTGTATTTGAGACTCTCGTTTATATCCCAGAGATGTATGAACTTATTGAGGGAGAGGTCGTTGATGTTGTTGAGTTTGGTAGCTTTGTAAGGTTGGGACCTTTAGATGGATTAATTCATGTTTCACAGATTATGGATGACTATGTATCTTACGACCCTAAGAGGGAGGCAATTATTGGAAAAGAGACTGGAAAGGTTTTGGAGATTGGAGATTATGTTAGGGCAAGGATTGTTGCTATAAGTTTGAAGGCAGAAAGAAAGAGAGGTAGTAAGATAGCATTAACCATGAGACAGCCATACTTGGGAAAATTAGAGTGGATTGAGGAGGAAAAAGCTAAAAAGCAAAATCAAGAATAA
- a CDS encoding LAGLIDADG family homing endonuclease yields MVNLKELSQNEVLELINYVKSLRKQNFSYSQISKKIEIERNIKISKSTIIRWCKNSNNPFNKTKFIDLSPSPELSYIIGVYFGDANIYYRKKTGSYYFRIKVVDKDFVDVVKNSLIKIGLNPTISYVEEKTRSNRWHVEASSKSLYKFLSQNKEELFKVAEKYPEDFLRGFFDSEGYVTSNKIALENYDLELLEFSKELLKKLDVHSTIHIAKKKGTESNIRGEIYHYKDDFYRLSIHRKESVRNFAIKVSFSIKRKRERLQKLLESMDKH; encoded by the coding sequence ATGGTTAATCTTAAAGAACTCTCCCAAAATGAAGTATTGGAACTTATAAATTATGTTAAATCATTAAGGAAGCAAAATTTTAGCTATTCTCAAATATCTAAAAAGATTGAAATTGAAAGGAATATTAAAATTTCCAAATCTACGATTATTAGATGGTGTAAAAATAGCAATAATCCATTCAATAAAACAAAATTTATAGATTTATCACCTTCTCCTGAGCTTTCTTATATAATAGGGGTTTATTTTGGAGATGCTAACATTTATTACAGAAAAAAGACAGGAAGTTACTATTTTAGGATTAAGGTTGTTGATAAAGACTTTGTAGATGTTGTTAAAAATAGTTTGATAAAAATTGGATTAAATCCAACAATTAGCTATGTGGAAGAGAAAACAAGAAGTAATAGGTGGCATGTTGAAGCGAGCAGTAAAAGTTTGTATAAATTTTTAAGTCAAAACAAAGAAGAACTTTTTAAAGTTGCTGAAAAGTATCCTGAAGATTTTTTAAGAGGATTTTTTGATAGCGAAGGATATGTTACTTCAAATAAAATAGCATTAGAAAATTATGATTTAGAACTTTTGGAATTTTCAAAAGAGCTGTTAAAAAAGTTGGATGTACATTCAACAATCCACATAGCAAAGAAAAAAGGAACTGAATCAAATATTAGAGGTGAAATTTACCATTATAAAGACGATTTTTATAGATTGTCAATCCATAGAAAAGAATCTGTTAGGAACTTTGCTATAAAAGTCAGTTTCTCTATAAAAAGAAAACGAGAAAGACTCCAAAAACTCTTGGAATCTATGGATAAACATTAA
- a CDS encoding phosphomannomutase/phosphoglucomutase, with amino-acid sequence MVFKAYDIRGIYGRELDENFAYSLGKCIGKKFENKKILVGNDVRIGSKELLPYFIVGLKEYADVFYAGTISTPLMYFGTKGKYDLGVILTASHNPPEYTGFKMCDKEAIPLSPIEEIKPIFKKYELTESIKEEAKNLNLDDLKVNIIEEYKKFFLKRCKASDKKIAVDFANGATTIAEKEILNELFDNAVFINDYPDGNFPAHQPDTLKMECLKDIIRAVKKNNCELGLIFDGDGDRLGIVDENGNVLRGDILTAIIAKEILKEKSNAKIVYDLRCSKIVPEIIEKYGGIAIKSRVGHYFIKKLMHEIDAEFAGELSNHFYFKEIGYFESPLLALNYILKAMDEENKSLSELNKEFSKYPHSGEINFRVKDQKYIMEKIKEHFKDCKLEELDGISIYCKNFWFNLRPSNTEPLLRLNLEADDEKTMKEKVEEIKNLIAKLDASL; translated from the coding sequence ATGGTATTTAAAGCCTATGATATTAGAGGAATCTATGGTAGAGAGTTAGATGAGAACTTTGCCTATTCCTTAGGAAAGTGCATTGGTAAAAAATTTGAAAATAAAAAGATATTAGTTGGAAATGACGTTAGAATTGGTTCCAAAGAGCTTTTACCCTATTTTATAGTTGGTTTGAAAGAATATGCGGATGTATTTTATGCCGGAACTATTTCAACCCCTTTAATGTATTTCGGAACTAAAGGAAAATATGATTTAGGAGTTATATTAACAGCATCTCATAACCCTCCAGAATACACTGGATTTAAGATGTGTGATAAAGAAGCTATTCCTCTGTCACCAATAGAAGAGATAAAACCAATATTCAAAAAATATGAATTAACAGAAAGTATAAAAGAAGAAGCTAAAAACCTAAATTTAGATGATTTAAAGGTTAATATTATAGAGGAGTATAAAAAATTCTTTTTAAAGAGATGTAAAGCCTCAGATAAAAAAATAGCTGTAGATTTTGCAAATGGAGCTACTACAATAGCTGAAAAAGAAATTTTGAATGAATTGTTTGATAACGCAGTTTTTATAAATGATTATCCCGATGGCAATTTCCCTGCTCATCAACCAGACACACTAAAAATGGAATGCTTAAAAGATATTATAAGAGCAGTTAAAAAAAATAACTGTGAATTAGGTTTAATATTTGACGGAGATGGAGATAGGTTGGGAATAGTTGATGAAAACGGAAATGTTTTGAGGGGAGATATATTAACAGCCATAATAGCAAAAGAAATTTTAAAAGAAAAGTCAAATGCCAAAATTGTTTATGATTTAAGATGTTCTAAAATAGTTCCAGAAATTATTGAGAAGTATGGTGGCATAGCAATAAAAAGTAGAGTGGGGCATTACTTTATAAAAAAATTAATGCATGAAATAGATGCTGAATTTGCTGGAGAGTTGAGTAATCACTTTTACTTTAAAGAGATTGGCTACTTTGAAAGTCCATTACTGGCGTTAAATTATATCTTAAAAGCTATGGATGAAGAAAATAAATCATTATCTGAACTAAATAAGGAATTTAGCAAATATCCTCATAGTGGAGAGATAAACTTTAGAGTTAAAGACCAAAAATATATTATGGAAAAAATAAAGGAACATTTTAAAGATTGCAAGTTAGAGGAGTTGGATGGAATATCTATTTATTGTAAAAACTTCTGGTTTAATTTAAGACCTTCAAATACTGAACCATTATTAAGATTAAACTTAGAAGCAGATGATGAGAAAACAATGAAAGAGAAGGTTGAAGAGATTAAAAATCTAATTGCAAAGCTTGATGCATCCTTATAA
- a CDS encoding 2-amino-3,7-dideoxy-D-threo-hept-6-ulosonate synthase, translated as MELFKDIKNLGKLVRLERIFNRESEKTVIVPMDHGVSNGPIKGLIDIRKTVNDVAEGGANAVLLHKGIVRHGHRGYGKDVGLIIHLSGGTAISPNPLKKVIVTTVEEAIRMGADAVSIHVNVGSDEDWEAYRDLGMIAETCEYWGMPLIAMMYPRGKHIQNERDPELVAHAARLGAELGADIVKTSYTGDIDSFRDVVKGCPAPVVVAGGPKTNTDEEFLQMIKDAMEAGAAGVAVGRNIFQHDDVVGITRAVCKIVHENADVEEALKEIRKK; from the coding sequence ATGGAATTATTTAAAGACATAAAGAATCTTGGAAAACTTGTAAGGTTGGAGAGAATATTTAACAGAGAAAGTGAAAAAACTGTAATTGTTCCAATGGACCATGGGGTATCAAACGGTCCAATTAAGGGGCTTATAGATATAAGAAAAACCGTAAATGATGTTGCCGAAGGAGGAGCTAATGCTGTCCTCTTACATAAGGGAATTGTAAGACATGGACACAGAGGATATGGCAAAGATGTTGGTTTAATCATCCATCTCTCTGGTGGAACTGCAATATCACCAAATCCATTGAAGAAGGTTATTGTTACAACTGTTGAAGAAGCTATCAGAATGGGTGCTGATGCTGTCTCAATTCACGTAAATGTTGGTTCAGATGAAGATTGGGAAGCATACAGAGATTTGGGGATGATAGCTGAAACATGTGAATACTGGGGAATGCCGTTAATTGCTATGATGTATCCAAGAGGAAAACACATTCAAAATGAGAGAGACCCTGAATTAGTTGCTCATGCAGCAAGATTGGGAGCTGAGTTAGGAGCTGACATAGTTAAAACAAGTTATACTGGAGATATTGATTCATTTAGAGATGTTGTTAAGGGTTGTCCAGCTCCAGTTGTGGTTGCTGGAGGGCCAAAGACAAACACAGATGAAGAGTTCTTGCAAATGATTAAAGATGCTATGGAGGCTGGAGCTGCTGGTGTTGCAGTGGGTAGAAATATCTTCCAGCATGATGATGTTGTTGGCATAACAAGAGCTGTTTGTAAGATAGTCCATGAAAATGCAGACGTTGAGGAGGCGTTAAAAGAGATTAGGAAGAAATAA